A genome region from Triticum aestivum cultivar Chinese Spring chromosome 2B, IWGSC CS RefSeq v2.1, whole genome shotgun sequence includes the following:
- the LOC123046566 gene encoding uncharacterized protein, which translates to MAEAPSQIESMRKWVVDHKLRAVGCLWLSGISSSIAYNWSRPNMKTSVKLIHARLHAQALTIAALGSCALVEYYEQNYGSSGPKVDKYTRHYMSHSHKD; encoded by the exons ATGGCGGAGGCCCCAAGCCAGATCGAATCCATGCGGAAGTGGGTGGTCGATCACAAGCTCCGAGCCGTAG GTTGCCTGTGGCTTAGCGGGATCTCCAGCTCCATCGCGTACAACTGGTCGCGGCCCAACATGAAGACCAGCGTCAAGCTCATCCACGCAAG GTTGCATGCGCAAGCTCTAACGATCGCTGCCTTAGGTAGTTGTGCATTAGTAGAGTACTATGAACAGAACTACGGTTCTTCAGGACCAAAGGTGGACAAATATACAAGGCATTACATGTCACACTCGCATAAAGATTAA
- the LOC123046565 gene encoding flavonoid O-methyltransferase-like protein Os11g0303600, translating into MATTSAELLQAEAELVRHSLGYLKSMALHSAVKLGIPDALHRCGGAASLPDLLSTLALPCSKRPYLSRLMKMLAVEGIFTAVAVDVDAPAAGEGEGAATAPSVRYGLNPVSRLLVSGSGGACLSPCVLMGTSPLFLEASLRLPQWFQRDGEGEPASAFAMAHGESPYGAAGRDMEFNALINEAMGSDSRYMAELVVRECGEVFTGITSLVDVGGGNGTMATAIARAFPHVRCSVLDLPHVVQGVSANESVEFAAGDMMEYVPPADAVLLKCVLHNWSDEDCVKILTKCREAIAQGAKAGKVIIIDAVVGSPSHSQQVLEAQVLMDMQMMMLFMSKEREELNWQKIFMEAGFSHYKIQPFLGMRSIIQLYP; encoded by the exons atggccaccacaagcgCGGAGCTTCTGCAAGCTGAGGCAGAGCTTGTGCGCCACTCCTTAGGCTACCTCAAGTCCATGGCGTTGCACAGCGCTGTAAAGCTCGGAATCCCCGACGCTCTCCACCGCTGCGGCGGCGCGGCGTCTTTGCCCGACCTGCTATCCACCCTTGCCCTCCCCTGTAGCAAACGGCCATACCTGTCCCGGCTCATGAAGATGCTAGCCGTGGAAGGAATCTTCACGGCTGTGGCTGTGGATGTGGATGCTCCTgccgccggcgagggcgagggcgccGCCACTGCGCCTAGCGTCCGGTACGGCCTCAACCCGGTGTCTCGCCTTCTCGTCAGCGGCAGTGGCGGCGCGTGCCTGTCCCCGTGCGTGCTCATGGGCACCTCGCCGTTGTTTCTGGAGGCCTCTCTCCGGCTGCCCCAGTGGTTCCAGAGGGACGGCGAGGGCGAGCCGGCGTCGGCGTTCGCGATGGCGCACGGCGAGAGCCCCTACGGCGCCGCTGGCCGTGACATGGAGTTCAACGCGCTAATAAACGAGGCGATGGGGTCCGACAGCCGATACATGGCGGAGCTCGTCGTCCGCGAATGCGGCGAGGTGTTCACGGGCATAACATCGCTGGTCGACGTCGGCGGCGGGAACGGCACCATGGCGACGGCCATCGCCAGGGCGTTCCCGCATGTCAGGTGTTCGGTGCTGGACCTCCCGCATGTTGTACAGGGCGTCTCAGCAAATGAGTCGGTTGAGTTTGCTGCCGGCGACATGATGGAATACGTTCCACCAGCTGATGCAGTTCTGCTTAAG TGTGTGCTACACAACTGGAGCGACGAGGATTGTGTGAAGATCCTGACAAAATGCAGAGAGGCCATTGCCCAAGGAGCGAAAGCAGGGAAGGTGATAATCATCGATGCTGTTGTTGGATCTCCCTCACACTCACAGCAAGTACTTGAAGCTCAAGTCTTGATGGACATGCAAATGATGATGTTGTTCATGAGCAAAGAACGCGAGGAACTCAACTGGCAAAAGATATTCATGGAAGCAGGATTTAGTCATTACAAAATACAGCCTTTCCTAGGAATGCGATCCATCATCCAACTCTACCCATAG